The region tGCAATTGGCAGGAAATTAGGAATGTTCCAAAAATTTTTGAGCAGGCTTCATACACAAGCCAGAGCTTGCTTTGCTCATtgatctctccccctccccccttccccctctctttctcacctcctcctcctcctgaaatTTCATTCAAGTAAAGATTATGAAATACTTCAGAGAAGATTActgcatttacaaaaatatttttttcccttttcacTGCACACAAAAGCAGCTTTGTGTATCTTGCTAGAAGGATTGTAGACTtaagtaaaaagagaaaaataatcaaACTTCTGCATTTCCATAATCAACAGTGTCCTCAACCAGCTAAAATCACAGTAACATCCatacaaaggaaaatattatactTAACACGAGGAACTTCACAGTGCAATAAATGTTAATACTTGTTCATTAAGAGATGACTCATCATATAAtagttagtggtacaaaatgttcaaatgtgaataACAGTTTGTATGTGGAAATGTTATACTATGAAGTTATTTCATTAGCCACAGAAGAACAGCTCAGGAAGTAGTTTGAAAATGAACAagtacattttaactggtaatcaTTAACTCAAACATGAATGCAACTgcaacaaaaattaagaaatagtataaaataaaaagtgatgcCAATACTGTGATACAAATGCTGCAGAATAAGTTTTACAAGCATAGACAACAGGAATACTGTCCTTACATCCTACTTAAAGAGAAAAATACCTTTATTGATGGAATATTGGAATGTAGCACAACGTTTCCTTGTGTAAGCACAGTTATTCATTTTTCAACCTCAGGTGCAGCAATAGATTTAATCATGAGCATATTGTAAGAAAACAGAAACTTACTTACTGTTCAATGGTTTTACACATTAATTATGAAAATCGAGTTGGGGCATACATATAAATAATCACAAATGAAAACATAAGATTTCGCTATTAgatgtaattcttaaaaaaatgatGAGAACACAGCTACTCAAACTTACACAATAAATTACCATATTGCGTATTTATGCATTTTATTCatgataaatataacaaaataaattatgaacTCACAGCTCTTCAACTTTCCACAGTAAATAATACATTAATAAGTTATATTTACATATTACCTGCTTTCCTCCTGTAGATTACCTTTAACCCTGCAGATATATGTATTGCTGGCATAAATTCGTTTATGTGTCTTGAGGGTCCATGACCAGTACTGTATTACAAAGTTATCAGAATAGAATCTTGTTCCGTGTCATATAAATATTACAACTGTGATGACTCCCTCAGTGCTTCAGTCAATTAAATTGGAATATTTGAAAGAACACAGTCAGCTTCAGCACTTATTGCTCTCCTACAGTTTTTGGCAGGTATGGCATATTGAGATAAAATGAATGTACTAAGTGATGTAGCATTAACAGTGATGTGAGACAGTCTATGTAGAAGAACTTTTGGTTGATTTTCATGACCATCTAGACAAATGCAGCTCTGGAACGCAAGCTCTGGCGTGACCATTGTATCTTGACATCCTCTCTATAGCACCAGACAACAAAAATATCACTGAAGAAGAGTACACCTTCTAGTATTGAGATTATTCCTGCACACACAGCACCAATAGTCTTCCTCACTTGTAGCAGACACACTCCAGAAGTGATGAACATAATGCAACCAAATACTGATGACAGTACCATCTGGAGCACATAAAAGTAAGAATTAACTTTAGTTTTTGAATTAACACTACAGTTTCTAAAAACTACATTGTGTAAGATTATGCATTTTAAAATCATAGCATAGTTATGAGAgaaacacaaaacttttttttaatacttgaaatttttatactacatatgcaTCATGCATTGCCAATTTTCTTATGACTAGAAACAGTATTTTGTGCTTAATCCATTTCACATAATATGATAATCTGTTTAATCATTTTGGATTTGCGAGACAAACTGTGGATGCCTAgacaaatttttcatttaaatttaatCAGAAGGTTTTGATTCCCTGTTGTCATTACACTTTTTGCTGATCcagtaatgttttcagttttgttaataTGCCTATTAAATGCTCAATAGTTCATGTTTATGTACATAAAAATGCACAAACACTCTGTGGTTCTTTTTCCATGTTTCACTGTGTCACTCCCAGCTATTAGAAATCTGAGGAGAAGCAAGAAATTAAAGTGTTATTTGATTAATAGTGATTTGAAGAACTACTTTTAGTGAATGTTCCCATATCACTGTCACCAAATCATCATTTCTTCCAGTTATTATGTGCTGAAAGAATAAGAGTTAATTCGAAACTACCAGCTACATTGGTCAAGCTTAGACAGTATATCTATTGCTTCTGTATACTGTACAAGTCATCTGGACTGCACACTTTCAAAGGAAAAtttgccagtactaagcaaagtttCAAATTACAACTCTTAAATCTCAGGAAACAAGTTCACAGTGAAGCAATAGCACAGTCAGCTAATATAAGCCATACCTCTGGGAACCTCTTTAACAAATACCATAAAACATGTACAAACACATATGAGGAAGCAATAAATACAAATCAGACATGAAGGACAACTGATAAAAGACCAAGAAACTATTTGTAACATTCTTAACAACCATTTTACCTACCCAAATggcaccataactccagacacagATCCACTCAACATCCTAATACTTTGCTACATAGCAGATAAGGACTCAGAATTGGTGGAAGTAAAATAACAAGGGATCAACAAAATAATTCTATggctaaaaaacaaacactcaggtTGTTGGGATGGTCTTTACAACACAGAACTTAAAGAATGCACAAACATTGTAGTTAAATCAATTACATATCTTGTCAGTTGTAGCATCAAAGAAGGTCATATCAATACACTAAAAAGAATCAAAGATTGAAGACCAATATCTCTGACTTATACATTTAGTAAGATTTTTGAATCAGTGATTTTAGAACATCTTAGTGTGTTTCCACTACAAAGAATGTCCTTGCAGAGACCCAACATGGATTTTGTAAAGATCTCAACACCACAATAACTGTCACAGAATTTTTGCACCAACTCTAGCTATATAGATGAAGGAAAGCATACTTTAGGCATAATCTCGGTCTCACAAAGGCTTTTGAACTCATAATCATGCACATCTCTTTCAGAAACTTAGGGCATACACTGTCATGCACACATCTCTTGAACTCCTGTCGACTTACCTAAAAAACTGTAAACTTTGTACAAACACAAAATAATCAAAATGGGATCAGAAAAATCAACATTCAGtccacattgaggtgacaaaagtaataatATGTAAATAATAATATATGAGACCTTCGTTTGCCTAGTGTAGTGCAACAATGAGATgtgggatggactcaacaagttattgTAAGTTCCTCTAAGaattattgagccatgctacccctACAGcattcataattgcaaaagtgtcaccactgctggattttgtgcacaaactgatctatagattatgttccataaatattcaatgggattCATATTGTGCAGTCTGGATGGGCAATTCATTTCCCCCATTTTTCAAGAATGTTTATGATGAAGCAAGCCGGGATCTTTTTGCTTCCTCCCTTGTTTTACCATCTGTCTCCttaaaattaatttcttcatttttttaactAATTATGATTAACATACATGaacataatctgcattttcataaaagagaaaggttggccctcagtttcaaagaatataacaccagatcaaattttgtgcttagttttttgtgtatgtcatcaatttcctaatttattttgactattcctagttagtatcttttgttatagggtgaaatcagtaattgtttcataacttaaatactactcttgacttataaacaaatataaattctgtactaattataaacatttggaagatgaaacaaTGgcgttctttaagtatttatttggctctaataAAAAACATGTTTGCAAAGCCAGCCctaaattaattccaaagtaaataacagttttgtcaaaagtgttttttgtgtatctatatctgctaatttcatgatttaaacaagtaATACGGCTTAACCCTTGTaatagaagaaattgttaaaaagacGGAATTTTTCTATATATTCAGATAATTGAATGAAGTATGTCCcagttgtaatttctgtaactcaaacattgaacaatgtttagttccagtacctattattgtgatgatatagaaGGGCCCAATTTTTGGACTCGAGACAGTCAGCCCGCAGCTGATTTTCAGATGAGAAACGCATCCTGGTTAAGTCAACAATAATGCATCAGCTtatctgtgaaataagtgtaagagaaataggccatgtgttaaaacaatgatagTGTCTGTTCAACATGTATTGTATTATTctacaagaactgtgaactgtgtagttcagtttttactgctcacagatattcaacagtaaactgtTGTAGCAGTATGCTCACatatgcctgcaaactattaatgaggcttatcaaagttAACCAGCAGtggactggccatataactgtgtgttGTTGGGGTGGGAATGAAcattgaaagtaaagaactgtgaaacacaaatgtgcatctgttggctacatcatttaaagtagtcagttttgaactcctccccccctccccccccccccctcacttttcTGCCAGTATAGCAACACAGTATGTTGACACTGAGGACAATCAACaaggaaataaagcaggcaaatgtcacatgttcttcaaaccaattgtgaacaattgtggcccggtgacatggagcattgtcatccacaaaaattgcattcattgtttgggaatatgacatccatcaatggctgaaaatggtctcctagGTAGCCAGACATAACCacatccagtcaatgatcagttcagtccatgtaaacacagctcatgccattatggagccaccaccagcttgcaaagtgccttattGGCAACTTGAGCCCatgacttcgtgggatctgcaTCACTCTTGAACCCCACCATTAGCTCTTACTAGCTGAAAttagggctcatctgaccaggtcatggttttccagtcatctatgatccaactgatatggtcatgaacCCAGGAGAGATGCTGTAAGCaatgtcatgttgttagcaaaagcactcgcattGTGcatatgctgccatagcccattaatttcAGATTTTGCATCGTTGTCCTAATGTATAAGTTCTTCACACATCCCACATTATTTCCTGTAATTATTTGATGAAGtgatgcttctctgttagcactgaaaactttatATAAACACTGctgtcagtcattaagtgaaggctgtcagccactgcattgtccatagtgagaggttATGTGTGAATGTGATATTCACACTCTCGACACTGGGGATttttgaatattgaattccctaatgatttctgaaatgcctGTCCAATGCACCTAGCTCCAATTAACATTCCactttcaaagtttgttaattcccatcgtgtggccataatcacctcATACACCTGTTCACATGAAGCACCTGAGTACAAACTACAACTCTGCCaactcactgcccttttataccttgtgtatgcagtACTAccccatctttatatgtgcatactgctctcccatgacttttgtcacttcagcatATGACAGAAACAGTAATGCAGGGTGTGACACTGGGGCCAATATTATGATTATTTGCTTTTATTGTGTATGTAAATAATATGCATCTTTCAAATTCCCATATACCTGCTCACACTGAAGGCACCTCTCTACTGTTTTATGGTGACCATGAGATGGATATAACATATTTTTCTATATACGGGATATGTGAGGCGATTAAATATTTTAGTAACCAAGGCCCAAGAGCAAGTAACATGAAACCATAGTTACTGGAGTTAAAATAAGTCAATTCATGTCAAACTTATGGGAAATATTTTTGGAATTTCATCTACAGACCTCAAAGACAGTGAATTTCTTGGTCTACACTTGTATGCCAGTCTTTGGTGAGAAAACCATGTTAACTACATATGTGGGACAATAAACAGTGCATTGTATTTGTGTAGCCAACTGTCCAAAATTGTATGTAATGAAACACTAAAAAACAGTGTACTATGCCATTTATAAGCTGTGGGGTAGAGTTGTAGGGATGTGCTACTGTTGTGCACTTGAACTGAAGAAAGATGTTAGGCTGATACATGGTCGGGGATATAGGTAAACCTGTTGTGATTCTCTTGTCAAAAATAAATATCTCACTGTGCTATGATGTACATAGTTGCAACACAAGAAATAAGAACAGTTATTACAGTCAAAGAAGAAAATTATAAGTAATAGATCACCATCCATATATCAGTGGCTCAATGTTGTACAACGAACTGCCAGAATCGATAGGACTATGTGCTGGGGATCCATTTAAAACAAATTTAGAAACTTTTCTTGTAAGTAAATCTGGGTTCATTGAAAGAATTCTAAGCTATATCTGTTATTTATTAACCTTTGTAGGTAAATATGTTGTTACTAAACCTTTGTACACAAATGTGATATGTATTATATCTTTGTAGCATTATTacttttgcaaaagccatcatttgATGACTgcatacaaaaagaaataaaagtataTGTGGCACCAATGAGATCGACACCAGTATCaatctgagcatcatctttgaactaagcaaaacattatctttgtgcagtttcACCAACCAGTTCTCTCTAACCCTTACTTGTGTGTAGGGTAAATAAATGCACTCATGATTATAAGGCGATGTTTGGTGCATCTCACCCGAACATCCACCTCATATGTATTAGGATTACAAATCTGAATTGTTGTTTATGTTTGGGAATGAAAATGTTAAAACAGATATATTAAATGTTAATTCTTAATAGCTGCTTGTCTACTGAGTAACGAGATCACACTAACTAACAAGCAAGTCAGTGCTTGTATTTGGTTGTTACTGAGCTTTTCCTTGATGAATATGCCCAGTGATATTCTGCTATGCAGGCTACTTAACCTTTCTTAGTTGAAGCACATACATACAACTGAATACATCTGTTACACTTGGATTTCAGAAGAGAATAACTCATGAAGTACAGTTATGAACAATATCATCTCTAATAGTATGTGTTTGTACATGATTATTTAActtacagaaatataaaattgataTACTATTGTGAAAAGTTATATAAAAATGGTACAATTACATATATTTGTTGTTTGTTAGTTTTGTGCAAAGAGAACTTAGAGGAAAATGTAAAACTGTTAttcatgtttttaatattttaattgggGAGAGTACTCATCTCCTAAGAGAACTTTTTGCATTAATTTACAAACAGTCAGAAACTTCCACAAAATTTTCTGTTAATACGACTTCCCTCTTTTTTTATAACAAAAAGGTAATGAATCCTCATAGTGGTAggtaaaatacttttttaaaatactTGTAAATATATAACTTTGTCATGTTTATTAATTATAAAAGCATTATCCCTTATCTCTGTTTCAAAAAAACTTATTACTGTACCGGTGCTTTGCCTATTGGCTGTGTAAGTTCAGCAAAAACTATAAGTCCATTGATCATAATAAAACCAATTGTTGTTCCATGTACTATTTCTGTTTTCAGTATGGTGTTTGTTATATCCTCTGCTTCAGACAGCAATCCAGCAGCCAAGCATGCAAACACCTGAAATGCATCAATTTGGTCAATATCAGCTGTTTATGTGTAAATAAACTGTTGTACCTGTAAGGCTAGCAAtcagcacagtaaaaaaaaatagtttcatagCATGCATGTTGTCGGTGTTATGTTCTATCCAAATTTACACTGTACCTGCTTCTACTGCACCAGGAATTAGGAGAGTGTACACACCAACTCCCCtcaggaaaaaaaattgaattaaatttTTAGAGACTGAACTTGCATCTTGCCCTGTCCAATAGACATATTAAGTGTGTATCAGTTCAAAGAAAGCTAGAGCATCTAATTGCATGTTCACCTTCAGCAATATCTAAACTGCAAGCAGTCATCATAAAGTTTTGATTGTGATTTTAAAATCATAAAGTTATATAATTAAGCCCCTGTTTATTTGCAAAATCATGTCTTCAgtactggtacacactgaaatccccatGCCTCCTCTTACTGTACCATGTTGCTAGAGAAGCCTACATAAAGTAGGACAGCCCTTTGATAAGGTATTGTgtagtaatttttttcttcaacacaCTTAATCATTGGCACAGTGTTTGGATGATGTGGATGCATGCGGTGTTGTTAAAGAAGTCCAGCTGACATGTCTTTCTTTGAAGAACCATAAATAACAAGAGAAGTAGAGTCACTGGTGCAGAAAGACATACATACCACAATCAAGATAAggtagaaaacatgaaaaatcagGCATGGATCAGTTTTCAGCATCTTGCATGACATGTTGAAGATGATAAAGCTTCCCACTATattctgcaactgctcacatccatTAAAGAAGCCTGCTGA is a window of Schistocerca gregaria isolate iqSchGreg1 chromosome 8, iqSchGreg1.2, whole genome shotgun sequence DNA encoding:
- the LOC126284500 gene encoding uncharacterized protein LOC126284500 isoform X3, with protein sequence MTGSSNSESDGESHEEGELRTRGNKTALCTRVHFFMKITELVFACLAAGLLSEAEDITNTILKTEIVHGTTIGFIMINGLIVFAELTQPIGKAPMVLSSVFGCIMFITSGVCLLQVRKTIGAVCAGIISILEGVLFFSDIFVVWCYREDVKIQWSRQSLRSRAAFV
- the LOC126284500 gene encoding uncharacterized protein LOC126284500 isoform X1, which encodes MITNKIFHLHLLQYNPCWNMQETLIGTNEEGELRTRGNKTALCTRVHFFMKITELVFACLAAGLLSEAEDITNTILKTEIVHGTTIGFIMINGLIVFAELTQPIGKAPMVLSSVFGCIMFITSGVCLLQVRKTIGAVCAGIISILEGVLFFSDIFVVWCYREDVKIQWSRQSLRSRAAFV
- the LOC126284500 gene encoding uncharacterized protein LOC126284500 isoform X2, with protein sequence MITNKIFHLHLLQYNPCWNMQETLIDEEGELRTRGNKTALCTRVHFFMKITELVFACLAAGLLSEAEDITNTILKTEIVHGTTIGFIMINGLIVFAELTQPIGKAPMVLSSVFGCIMFITSGVCLLQVRKTIGAVCAGIISILEGVLFFSDIFVVWCYREDVKIQWSRQSLRSRAAFV